Part of the Brevibacillus brevis genome is shown below.
ATCGACATGGAGGTGGCTCGCGTGCTCCCCCACGAGATACCCGGCCGCTCTCCCTTTACCGTGAAACGACTGCCGAAGGTCCCCATGATGGCCACGTTGATCCACCATTGCCGGACGACAAGTCCCTGCACCGCCAGCACGGAGCTCGCGATATGGATCGAACGAAACGGTTATCGCATGGTAGAAAATGAGCCCAGACGCGAAATCTGCATTCCTCAGGAGGCTTCCGTTGATCCGGAAGTTTATGTCGCCGAGGTCCAGATCGCTGTCGAACGGGCTTGAGCAAACAGGGAAGGTGATTTTGCTTTGAACACACAACAAAAGCTATTGACTTTCAATCTGTTTTTATTGACCTTTGTTCTGGGAACAAGTGAGTTTGTCATTGTCGGACTCCTGGATGAGGTATCGACCTCATTGGGGATCGCCCTTTCCAAAGCAGGGGCCCTAGTCTCGGCCTTTGCCCTATCGTTTGCCATCGGCACGCCTGTCATGACGGCGATCTGCAGCCGATTCTCCAAATATCCGCTAATGCTTTCGTTAATCGGAGTCTTTATTGCAGGGAACGTCTTTACCGCTTTGTCCGAGTCGTATGCTCTTCTGCTTTTGTCCAGAATGGTCACCGCTGTGGTTACCGGTGTTTTGATCGCTCTGGCCATGACGGTTGCCGGCAGTACGATCCCTGCTGAAAAGAGGGGCAAGGTGATTTCGATCATTTTCGCCGGCTTCACGATTGCCAGCGTAGTCGGGGTGCCTCTGGGTACAGCCATCGGACAATGGGGCGGCTGGCAGATGGCCTTTTGGTTTACCTCCGTCTTGGGAGTCATTTCTTTGATCGCCAGCTCGGCGACGATACCCAAGGGACTGAAAGGATCGCAGAGCACCTTGCAAAAACAGATCGGATTGGTGACCCATTCGCGGATTGTCATCGCGTTCTTCATACCGGCGCTAAGCATTGCGGCTACCTATACCGTCTACACCTACTTGACGCCGCTGCTGCAAAATGTGCTCGCGGTCCCGGCGCGCTATTTGAGCCTGGTATTCATGCTTTACGGAGTTGTTTCCGTATTCAGCACGCTGCTGGGAGGCAAAATCGCAACCGCCAACGGAATGGGAAGACTGAGGTATGTGTTTCTGATTCAAGCCGCCATTCTCGCGTCCCTTTATGTGACTTCCCACTGGATTTTCGCAGCATTCATCAGCATCTCGTTCATAGCCCTCGTCGTTTATGCGATGAACTCCACCATCCAATTGTATTTCCTCGATCTGGCCGACAGACACTTCCCGTCTGCGAAAGAGCTGGCGTCTTCGCTGGCTCCCGTATCCGTCAACGTCGGAATTGCGATGGGTTCAGCGTTGGGCGGATTTGTGACGACGAGCATGGAGTTGATTGATGTTTCGTGGGTCGGGGCGATCCCTGCGCTTGGAGCTGCGTTGTTGACTTTTATCAGCTATCGGCTGGATCAGAGAGGTATGGCGAAGCGGGAAGCGGAGCAAGCGACCTGCTGTGTGTGAGATCGTGGTCTTGCAATAAAAGCAGCTGCAGCCTTGGGCTTGAAAACAAAGTCCCGGCTGCAGCTGCTTTTTCTACGTCATCCGCCATTCTCGTGAAGGACGGGCCAATGCTTGGCATGCTGTTCGCGCGCTTTCTCCAGATAAGACTGCTGATCGGGCGTAACCACATCGGTCGGCAACTGCCGGAGGGCGGGAGCGAACGGATCATCTACGCCGCTTTTGGCGCCGCTCAACGCTTCGATTATGCGCAGCGTGCAAAAAGGAACATAGGCCGCGCTGTACCCGCCTTCGTGGCAAGCGATGATCCTGCCCTGGCAACAGTCATCCGCCACAGCAAGCAGTTCCTCTGCCATGCGGGAATACCCTTCCGCGGTCACCATCATTCTGCCCAAAGGATCAAACAGGCTGGCATCCTGCCCCGCGGAGATGAGGATCAGCTCCGGCTGAAACTGCCGGAGCACGGGGACGGCGATGGTGCGGATCGCTTCCAAATATCCGGCGTCGGCAGTTCCGGCGGGCAACGGAATGTTGATCGTGTACCCGGTGCCGCGCCCGGCTCCCGTATCGTGCGGATTGCCCCGCATCGGAGGATATAGATACTCCTGATGGAGGGAAACAAACAGAACATCGGGATCGTCGTAGAACATGCTTTCTGTGCCGTTGCCATGGTGCACATCCCAATCCACGATCGCAATCCGCTTCAAGCCGTACGCTTGCTTGGCGTATTGGGCCGCGATCGCGATGTTGTTGAACAGGCAAAACCCCATACCTCTGTCTTTTTCCGCATGGTGGCCGGGCGGTCTGTTCAAGACGTAGGCATTGTCCACTTCCCCTTGCAAAACGGCATCGACAGCGCACAACCCTCCCCCTGCCGACAAGCAAGCGATTTCGTATGAACCGAGTCCAACCAGCGCCATTTCCCCCGCGTCCCCCGTCGTCTGGCTCAATCGCTCCACCCGCTTTATATACGCCTCGTCATGCACAGCGGCAATCTCTTCTACGGTAGCCATTCGGGGAGCGAGTCTCTCCAGCTCCCGAATGAACCCGGAACGCTCCAGCAGATTGATGACACGGCGCTTGGTTGCGGGGTTCTCCGAATGCACATCCGCTTCCACCCATCCGCCTGCAGGCAAAAACAAGGCGCCATTTCCCGTTTGATGCCAAAAGTAGCTTTCATCGCAAATAAAGCCTGTTTTTCTTTTCATTGCCGCATCCAGTCCTTTCCGGCCAGCTTCTGCTTCCGACGTTTCCAGCTGTACCCGGCCGCATACCAGACGATCATGGCGGCAGGCACGAGACTGAGAACGGCGAACACGCCAAAGACCACGTGCCCGAACCCGCTTTCCCATACGATCGGGGCCACCGGAGCGCCAGATTCTTTCAACCGGGTGATCCATATATTGCCGGCTGCCCCTCCCGTCTGCAGCGATGTCTCGACCATGAGGCTAAATAGACTGGCGGAGATGGAGCTTCCGATTACGGCGCCCCCCAGGCGGAGCATATTCAGCAGAGCAGAGCCGAAGCCGAGCCAGTGATAGGTGAATTTCTTCATCCAAGCCGAGGTAATGGAAATGATCACGATGCCAAGGCCAAGGCCGGCCAGAAAGGAGGCCCCCATATATACGGACAGAGGCGCTTCCCTGATGATATACAGACAAAAACTGGCCAGCAGACAGAAAAATCCTGTGCTGATCAGCCATTCCAGCGGCATTCTTTTCTCCAGTCTGCCGACGATCGCGACCGAAACGATGACGGCCAGACACAGAGGGGTGACGGTCAATGACACGCGTACACTGTCGTAATCGAGAAAATTGCCCAGCATGAACGGCAGCAGATACAACAGACTGTTCATGACAAACCCTGCAAAAAAATTGCCGATGAGGAGCATGTACGTCTCGCTTTCCTGCCAAAGCCGCGGAATACGATGAACAGGCGCTGCTTCGTCCTCCCTTGACTCTGGACGCGATTTCGCCATCGAGGCGATCATGCCCAGCAAGGACAGGGAAACCGCGACGCCGTTCAGCAAAAACGTGAATGGCCAGCTGGCGAAATGACCGATCACCCCTGCGCTGACGGGACCGCAGGCAGCTGCCAGCGCGCACGTGGCACTCCACGAGCCGATCGCGTGCGTGTAGCGTCCCTCTCCATATTGCCGCAGCAAAATCACGAGACTGACGGGAACGAGAATGGACGAACCGACTCCCTGGATGAAACGGCACCCAACCAAAAAGGCGAAGGACCCGCCGAGATACCCGAGAAAGGAGCCTGCCAGATAGATGGCCAGGCCGAACAGGAATATCCGGATATGCCCGTAACGGTCCGCCACTCTGCCCATGGGGACCATGAGCAGAGCGAACGGCAGAATATACAGATTCATCACCCAGATCGACTCAGACAGACTCGTTGCGTAATGCTGCTGGATCTGCGGCAATAGCACATACAGCAAGGTGCCGTCCTGCATCACAATGAACAGGCTGAGGAGGACAGAAGCCAAAAACAGCTTTTTCATCGCCGATCACACAGGCGCCTTCATTTCTTGCATCTGGCGTTCCTTGTACAGCATCTGCTGCAGGTGCGCCGAAGCGAGGGCGACAGCAATGATGCGGACGGTTTCCTGCTGCTCCATGCTCTGCGTCAACACGGTCCGGACCATCCTGCGTATCCGATTTGCCGATTCTGTCCACATGTGCTGAGGAAGAGCTTCCCCCGTAATGATCAGCCCAAACGACAGAGCCGAACCCGCATTCACCATGAAATCCGGCAGCACGAGCACCCCTTTTTCCCGAAGGATCTCATCCGCTTCCTGCGTGGTTGGCATGTTGGCCGCCTCCACGACGATCTTCGCCTGAATCGACTCTGCATTCCCTTCGTGGATCACCTGCGAGACGGACGCCGGAATCAACAGGTCGACGGGCAATTGCAGCAGCTCTTCATGAGTCAGCAGCTGCACGCGGTCAAGCTGCTTGCGGTCGATGCATCCGTTCGGCTGGCGAATGGCCAGCAGCTGATGGATATCCAGGCCCTCTTCCCGATAGATGGCTCCTTCCACATCGCTTACTGCTGTAATCTTTACTCCCTGCTCATGCAGCAGCTTGGCGATCTCACCGCCTACCGTCCCGAATCCGTGAACGGCGGCAGTCGCTTCGCTCAGCGGCAGCTGTATCAACTCGCTCGCCTCCAGCAAGCTCTCCATCAATCCAAAACCTGCCGTCCTCTCCATGTTGTGATCAGACAGCAAGTCGTTGGCCTGTACGCCCGAGCCGATCTCATACAGAACCCCACGATCGCGCAGGCGGTTCAATACCTTTTCCAGTGGGTCGAACTGGATGTGCGCATACATGGCTCTCACGTCATCCGCATACACGCCCATGTCCTCCCCGAGCAAAAGGCAGCTTCGAAGCAGCGGTTCTGCCATTCTCGCAAATGCTTCTATTTTCTTCTTTTTGTCAGGAGCGGACGGGTCTCCGACGATCCCGGCCTTGGCTCCGCCGAGCGGCAGGTTCATCAGGCCGTGTTTGAATGTCATGACTTCCGCCAAATCCCGCACTTCCTCAAGCGTAACCGTCGGGGACATCCGCAAGCCGCCTGTCGCGATGCCCCCGATCAGCCTGTCGATCACGATAAAGGCCGTCGTGTCTGTCTCCGGATCGTGCATCGTAATTTCGTAGTACGTATTCATGATCTACTCCCCCCGTTTTTTCAGGACTTCAAAAGTAAAGGCGAACGCCAAATCTTCGTGATTCAGCCGCTCGATCATTTCCGTATCCCGCTCATACTGGGCCAAGAGCACAGGGTCCGGCACCCGCTTCGCCAAAAAGTTCCGGTAACAAAGAATTCCGTTGCTCCTCATTTTTCCGGTGATTTCATAGAGGATCTTCTGAAAGGTCTGGTTCGGAATCCAGCCCGAAATATCCGAGAGAGACACCTTGTCAATGAACGGCGCCTTCTCCCTCGCCAAATAGTTGTCGATGAGGTCCGTCACGATCTCCACTCTGTCGAGATTTTTTTTGATCGTGTCGTAATGCCTCTTTTGCAAATAGACGGGAAGCGCCTCCTCGTTCATGTACTGTCCGCAGTACAAAAAGGTGAGGAAATGATTGTCCCGGACCAGGTGATTTTCAAACGTGTGAATCAGCCTTTGCAAAATATAGTTGCCGATGCTTTGCTGCTCGCTGACCTGATTGTCGTAGCTCGGGTCTCCCAGTGCCCATTTAAACACGCTTTGACGGCACAAGGTCTCCATGGACCAGCGCCAAAGCGGCGTATTGAAATGCTCTTGAAAATACGCCCTCTGCTCTTCCAGAGAGGATAGCCGGAGCATGTGCATGAATTGCTTTCGTTTCGGGCGGAACAGAAGCGAACCGATGAATCGTTTGTAAAATTGCTCGTGCTTTCCCAAGTAAATCAGGCCCTCTTCGATCTTGCTGCTGTACCGGCGCCAGTAATCCTGGGCTTGCAGGGTCAAATCCGGTTCCACCTGTCTGTATATATCCAGCCTGGAAAAGGATGCCGGCCTCACGCCGAGGAATTGGAGATACTCCTCATGGGAAAGCAGGCGCATGGCCTCAATTTTCAGCTCCAACAAGTAGTTTTGATAAGGATTGGCATCCACGGAAATCAGTCGCTTGGGCTCATCGGCCAGCAAGGCGAGGCTGCGGCATCCGCTCCCGGTGATCAACAAGACAGAGTCGCTTGGACGGATTCGCAATGCTTTCAATTCGGAATAAGAATCTTCGTCGCTCGTTGTGTACAAAATCCACTCTTTTTTATAGATGCTGTCGTTCACAGAATGGATGATTCGCTTTGACTCGGGCTTTTCTTTGATCGCCGTTGCCATCCGGGGCACACCTCATTTACGGGTAATGGTTACCGAACTCTTGCCATGAAGGTCAGCAAGCCCCCCGGCTATGTATCCCTGCAGTTGCTTGCGTATTCGCACACAGGAGGCTTGAACTGATCTCACGGCTCTTTCACGAAAGTCGATTCAGGACGGTACCGAAAACACCTTGTCGGCTTAGTTCAAGTATTCGAGCCCGATTTTCTCCAGACGCTCCCTGTGTCCGCCGACTATGTCGCGCAGCAGCATGTTCACTTGGTCCACCACCGGCGTGTCAATCATGCGCATGCCGGGGGCAATCTCGGCATCTCCCACTTTTTCTTTATGTTCCTGGCACGCATCCTGATAGAGCCCTACGAATTCATTGAGGAAGCTTTCAAAGGCCTTTTCCATTTTGATCGAGCATTCTGTCGCCAGGCGCGACAGACGGGCTTTTTCTTCCGGTCGCTGCAGGATGCACTCCGCCAGTTTTTTCTCGGCGAATCCTACATGGCGGGTCTCGTCCTTGAACGCTCCGATGATGATTTCGGTCAGACCGGGATCAAATGGCTTCCAGAATCTCGCCTCGTAGCCGTACAGCGGGAAAGCCATTCCTTCCAGAATGATATTGAGCGTGACCAATCCGCCCAGCAGGTCTTTGTTGTCCACCTGCTGCAGCATGATCTTTTGGAATTCGCGATACTCCGGACTGGCCACTTCCTCAATCAAATGGGCGATCTGTTCATCGGAAAGACCCATTTCGCGGATTCGCTCGACGAATATTTCATAGTGGCGCGCTTCGTCAAACGTCTGGGTCGCGAGAAAAATACGGCTCCAGTCATCATCGGCGACGCTCGTCAAACCGGCGGCGGTGGTCACGGCAATCTTTTCGGCGGAAGCAAAAATCGCCAAATCGTACAGGCACACTTGACGCAGCTTGCCTTCCTCCATCAGGTAGTCAGGCACACTGTACTGCGGAGAATGGCCGTAAATCATCCCTTTCAGATAGCCATGCGGCACGGTCTCCAGCCACTTCTCGGCGGTAAAATTACGGACGGATACTCTCTTTTTGCTGGAAATGGTAGTCATTGCGATTTCCTCCTCTATATCAAGAAAGTTTTGAAACTACTTTTTCGTTCGCCGCCTCTTTGACTCGCGCAATGTAATCGTCGTCGATTTCCTTCTCGAAGCTGTGCAAGCTGGCCAGCGTAAAGCCGTGTTTTTCCGCAAGGTCTTGAATATAGTACATGTCTTCCATCG
Proteins encoded:
- a CDS encoding MFS transporter, whose translation is MNTQQKLLTFNLFLLTFVLGTSEFVIVGLLDEVSTSLGIALSKAGALVSAFALSFAIGTPVMTAICSRFSKYPLMLSLIGVFIAGNVFTALSESYALLLLSRMVTAVVTGVLIALAMTVAGSTIPAEKRGKVISIIFAGFTIASVVGVPLGTAIGQWGGWQMAFWFTSVLGVISLIASSATIPKGLKGSQSTLQKQIGLVTHSRIVIAFFIPALSIAATYTVYTYLTPLLQNVLAVPARYLSLVFMLYGVVSVFSTLLGGKIATANGMGRLRYVFLIQAAILASLYVTSHWIFAAFISISFIALVVYAMNSTIQLYFLDLADRHFPSAKELASSLAPVSVNVGIAMGSALGGFVTTSMELIDVSWVGAIPALGAALLTFISYRLDQRGMAKREAEQATCCV
- a CDS encoding class II histone deacetylase translates to MKRKTGFICDESYFWHQTGNGALFLPAGGWVEADVHSENPATKRRVINLLERSGFIRELERLAPRMATVEEIAAVHDEAYIKRVERLSQTTGDAGEMALVGLGSYEIACLSAGGGLCAVDAVLQGEVDNAYVLNRPPGHHAEKDRGMGFCLFNNIAIAAQYAKQAYGLKRIAIVDWDVHHGNGTESMFYDDPDVLFVSLHQEYLYPPMRGNPHDTGAGRGTGYTINIPLPAGTADAGYLEAIRTIAVPVLRQFQPELILISAGQDASLFDPLGRMMVTAEGYSRMAEELLAVADDCCQGRIIACHEGGYSAAYVPFCTLRIIEALSGAKSGVDDPFAPALRQLPTDVVTPDQQSYLEKAREQHAKHWPVLHENGG
- a CDS encoding MFS transporter; this translates as MKKLFLASVLLSLFIVMQDGTLLYVLLPQIQQHYATSLSESIWVMNLYILPFALLMVPMGRVADRYGHIRIFLFGLAIYLAGSFLGYLGGSFAFLVGCRFIQGVGSSILVPVSLVILLRQYGEGRYTHAIGSWSATCALAAACGPVSAGVIGHFASWPFTFLLNGVAVSLSLLGMIASMAKSRPESREDEAAPVHRIPRLWQESETYMLLIGNFFAGFVMNSLLYLLPFMLGNFLDYDSVRVSLTVTPLCLAVIVSVAIVGRLEKRMPLEWLISTGFFCLLASFCLYIIREAPLSVYMGASFLAGLGLGIVIISITSAWMKKFTYHWLGFGSALLNMLRLGGAVIGSSISASLFSLMVETSLQTGGAAGNIWITRLKESGAPVAPIVWESGFGHVVFGVFAVLSLVPAAMIVWYAAGYSWKRRKQKLAGKDWMRQ
- a CDS encoding Glu/Leu/Phe/Val dehydrogenase dimerization domain-containing protein produces the protein MNTYYEITMHDPETDTTAFIVIDRLIGGIATGGLRMSPTVTLEEVRDLAEVMTFKHGLMNLPLGGAKAGIVGDPSAPDKKKKIEAFARMAEPLLRSCLLLGEDMGVYADDVRAMYAHIQFDPLEKVLNRLRDRGVLYEIGSGVQANDLLSDHNMERTAGFGLMESLLEASELIQLPLSEATAAVHGFGTVGGEIAKLLHEQGVKITAVSDVEGAIYREEGLDIHQLLAIRQPNGCIDRKQLDRVQLLTHEELLQLPVDLLIPASVSQVIHEGNAESIQAKIVVEAANMPTTQEADEILREKGVLVLPDFMVNAGSALSFGLIITGEALPQHMWTESANRIRRMVRTVLTQSMEQQETVRIIAVALASAHLQQMLYKERQMQEMKAPV
- a CDS encoding DUF3419 family protein, yielding MATAIKEKPESKRIIHSVNDSIYKKEWILYTTSDEDSYSELKALRIRPSDSVLLITGSGCRSLALLADEPKRLISVDANPYQNYLLELKIEAMRLLSHEEYLQFLGVRPASFSRLDIYRQVEPDLTLQAQDYWRRYSSKIEEGLIYLGKHEQFYKRFIGSLLFRPKRKQFMHMLRLSSLEEQRAYFQEHFNTPLWRWSMETLCRQSVFKWALGDPSYDNQVSEQQSIGNYILQRLIHTFENHLVRDNHFLTFLYCGQYMNEEALPVYLQKRHYDTIKKNLDRVEIVTDLIDNYLAREKAPFIDKVSLSDISGWIPNQTFQKILYEITGKMRSNGILCYRNFLAKRVPDPVLLAQYERDTEMIERLNHEDLAFAFTFEVLKKRGE